The DNA window gcgggccggCGTCATTGCCTAGGCACTTGGCAGGGGCAAGATTATCATGTTCTGTTTCTGGGTGGCAGAGCGGGCGCTCTTTTGCCGCTGTGCCCTGTTCACTCCTTGCTTGACGCAGGGCGGCCATGTGGGGATCGGGGCGAGTTGGGTTTCTGTGCTGCCGCTCTGCCCTTTCCTTGTTGCTGCCATAACCACAAACAGGCGGGCTTCAAGAAGGTTTGCAGGGGACTTTCTCCCCTGGGGAAGCCGCCACTTAAAAATCACCTTGCATTAAAACCAAACCACAGCCGTGcaacagagggagaaagagacaatGCTTCCGCAGGAACTATGCTCGGTTACATGAATAAAATCAGGATGGCGGGGCCAGGATTTGCCTAGTGTTGCTGGTGCCGTTTTGTCCAACTTGAAACTGGAAGGAAAACAATTCCGGAAAGGATGTCTATTCAGAAACTGTTCAGAAATGTCGCAGCCCAAATCTGTTTCCCTTCAGCCGACTCAGTCAGTTTTCAAGTTAACGATGCAGGAAAACTGAGCCCGGCAAGAGCCTCCCCGTTCCTTACGCAGTCAGAAATCGAGGTCTCCCACTTAGAACTGGGCTGCAAATGGAAAGTGAGGCCCTGATCCTGTGGGTGCAAAGATTTGGCCTTCTGCTGTGTGAATGGTCGCTTTTCTGTCTGCTGAAATGGTTCCCCTGTCCAGGGGAGGGCGCAGGAAGGGACGAAGCAGCCAGGAATGCTCTTGTCCTCTTCCACAAACAGAAGTGTCAGcagtcagaggaggaagggggggctaGGTTTTGGCCCTGTTTCATCTTCTTGGCTTCTCTGAAACGTGGGTAGGTTTTTTACGATGTTAAATTACTTTTGCATCAAGAGCCTTTGCCACATTACTTAGCTCCTAGTCTCCAGCATTGTTGATCAGAGAAACCTCTGATTTCTCAAAATGGATCAGGCTGGCGAGGACGGGCTTCTTCCAGCCACTGACCCATGCAGAAGAAACGGGCTGTCACTCAAACCCTTCTTTGGATAGTTTCTGAAGCAGATGTGGAATGTAGGGCAGCAGGACCCACAGACCTCCCCCACAATCTATGCGGATAGCTTTTATTCAGGGCACACCACCCATGGGGACGGGGTGGACGACAGGGCGTGTGATGGGGGTGTTTCCAAATGATCGTGGGCACAAGGCCCTcctgcaaaattgcccccaccttcctcctcccctgctcCGACctgggggaggcacctaaagacagctgcagtctgaggaggggaggaggcaccgggggtttggggaggggctcggATGGGTCCTGATGGGTCCACCACTGTCCTACCACAGTGGTGCCCGTCCGAGCCGCCCCCGAGCGCAGGGGGAGGGCGGCCCTCCTTTTATTATTACCCATAACAGACCTCTGCCAGTTTGGGGCTAGACTGAACCACTGACTACCCTAAGCAAAGTCTGAtagcattttttttgccagtgtCGCTCCCTGGCATTGGTTGGCAAAAGGCTGACAGATACACAGGAAAAGGAACCTGGAGAGAATTGACATTTTAATGGAAGTGATGTGAGCAAACATAGACCATCTAgccaagcttttaaaaaagctttctgaAGTAGGAGGCAGTTAATCTCTGCTCTGTGTTCCAAGTGTGGTGTTAACATGCATAGCTGGGCTATTATTACTGCAGCAGAATCCACACGGTGCAATGAAATGCTTGTATCTCTGTTCACCTCTGGCGCAGCAGTTGAGCCAAAATCTATAAATGGCAGCAGAGGCTGAGAGGGAAGCTCGGGGGCTGGGTCCAGCGGAAGCGCCAGGTGGCTTCTCTCCCTCCGTTTTTACAGGGCAGTTTTTGCCTGATTCACACAGACTACTTAATAGCCGGATGCCGCAAGTCGACCAAACTATCTAatcccggcagccggcagcctGATAGCAAATACGGAGAGCAGCTGGGATGCCCAGTTCTTCTTTTCAAAACAGAAGAATCTGTCAGGAGTTGAGGGAAACCCTTTAGTGTAGCCCTACTGGGTTGGGGGTGAGTGTGTTGTAttcagtttgggggcagggcaaaaACAGAGGGGGcccacctctgcctgcctgcctgcctgggaatGTTCCCCGTGCCTTTCTCCTCTTGGAACTGGAAGGatgactccccctccctctgagGACTGTCTAGTGGGAGCCGTGGTGCCCCTGTTCAATGATGAGACTTCCTATTCAAGCAATTCCCTTGACTGTAACAGCATCAGAATGAAGCTGATTGTAACAGTTTGGTTGGCAGAACTGAACACTAGGGGCCAAACAGCTCCAGTTATCCCTCCCTCTTCCCGCCCCTTCCCTGTCACCTCCCCTCAGTCCCGATCCCCAGAGGGGGACAGCACCCCTCATTCTCACAAGAACAAAGCAGCCCAGACTCTGCAACTCTTTCAAGTGCAAAAGCCACGGGTGCCCAATGAGCAGAACAGGCGGGAAAGCGAAACTAACTGGCAAGCGAGGAAAAGCCATTCCGGCATTCCGTTGCTCAAAATACGGTTTGGGATCCTCGACAGGATCGGGCTGCAGCAgggctgggagggggcggggggatgccCGTGCTCTCTGACCTGCCGTTCTGTTCCTGAATCTCCCAACACGGACCTGCTTCGGATGAGCCAGGGTCTCCCTTTGGGGCTtgcaagcccctccccctcccctgcctcctaTCGAGATGATGCCTCCTGCCTGGGCGGAGGACAATCTTGCCACCAGCGGTGGGCGTCCCACGCGGAAGGTCCAGAGCTCTCCTGCCGTCTCTGTCTTGCCTCCGCAAGCATCCGGGGCTCGGCTGCTGGGGGCCCTGCAATCCAGCGGGAGCCTCCCGGCAAAGTCAGGTGGCCCAAACGTCTTCTCTCGCTGCATCCTCCAAGAGATTGGACTGATTTCAGCAGGGGGAGTGTGCCGGAGGTGGGGGTAGGGGCTTTCCTTCTTTCAGCCATGGAAGTCCTGTGGAATTGTGTgaactctctctcttcttcttttcaagagCCTGACAGCGGAAGAAGCGGAAGAGGTGGTCTCGCTAGAGCAAGGTAATTGCTGGGCGTGGGCCTGACCCTTCTGGGGGAGGCTGGCCAGCCCAGAGGCCTGCCTCTCTGGGTGGGAGGGTTATTGAGTGGCATCGTTGCTGAGGTGTGGCCGAGGGCAGGATCTGCCGGTTGGGCTGGGTTGGATGGAGCTGGGACAGAACTGAGCTCCTGGAACTGAGTCGGGAGAGGAGCAGAAGGGGGCCTGACGGGGACGGGATGGGGACGGGCTGGTGCTGGGGGGGGTTTGGCTGTCCCCAGCCGCCTGAGCGCCTTCCCTTGGGCCTGTCGCAGGCAGCCTGCTCCCCTCCAGCAAGGACATCCTTCAGGAGAGCCCCGAGTCCAGCGAGTCCAGCGCCCTCCCAAACCCAGACAGCGAGTTGCCGGTCGACGTGTACCTGCCAGGTAGCCGCCCAGAGGAGGGAGCGGGGGCCCCCCTGGGGCCtgtctggggctggggctggttGGCCACCCAGCTCTGCTGAGGAGCCAGGCCAGCTGGAGGCCCCTGGGGCCGGGAAGCATCTGGGCTAGGCTCGCTCGCGGCAGGGTCCTCTCTGGGCCACTGACCCTCGTGCAACTGCCCTGCTGGGCTGGGGCCCAGGAGCCGAGCACAGGAGGGCGGCAGTGCCCAAGAGTGACCCTTCCTGGCCGTTCCAGAGGCCGCTGGGCTCCGCTGGGGCTTGGCCCTTCCGGAGCTCCTGGAACAGCCTGGGAGGGATGGAAGCAGGTGGGAAAGGCAGCCAAGGGGATGCCGGGGTGTCCAATAAGCccagttgttggggggggggggggggaatcttttaAGAAGGGTTGGGGGTGGTGAGAAGGCCAAGGCCCCCCTTCGGAGGCCTGCTCTGCCCAAGAGAGGGCTGGTGGTGTTGGCGAGGGAAGCCAGGATGCGCCCATCTGGTCCCAATCACTTCTAAcgtctccctctctgtctgcccctCCTCACCCcgccccactcccctcccccaccctgcctggGCAGCACTCGGCCCCGATTCCTGCTCTATTGGGATAGAGGAGTAAGCTGGTACGTCTTCTCTTTCCTTCGCACGTTCAGGCAGGTGTCtttcgggaggggagggggtggggtggcgaaAGGCAGGCAGAATTGGGGGACGGGATCCCCACCCGCCAGTCCTGGGGCGTGGCTGGATGCAGCTTTGGGCAGGATGGGGAACCCACCCTCCCTTGCTGGCTCAGGCACCCGGCATCGTGGCTGGCttacgggggggagggggctcagttCCTTGTCCCAcgtgcctctccccccccctttctagggTCTTCTGACTTTGCCCACATCCTCCAGAGCCGTGGGACCAGCGACACCGGGCCACCGACCCTCtttggccatccccacctccacgTGGAAAGCAGGCAGAGGCCCGCCTGAATCAGACTACCAGGCCCATCACAAATCTGTGAGACCTGGCCACGGCGGCTGCCCCTCTGGGACGCTCTGCGCGCGCTCTGTTCTCTGCTCTTGTGCCACTGGCCAGGCAGCGTTTTCCCCCATGTTGGACTTGGCCCGCCCTTTCTGAAGGATGTGTGTCTTTGTGCAGATGTGCatggattccccctcccctccggaccttcctccttcccccccacccttggctTCTTGGGCAGTTGACCAAAGGCTCTTCCTGGCAGCTGTCCGGCTGGTACTGCCTCCCCCTTGTAAATAGCTGGCAGGGCTCAGTCCCTCTTAAATTATCTGTCCAGCTGCTGTTGCTGAAGGGCCAGGGGGCTTCCAGTTGGTGCAGCACCTGCCTCTCTCGCCTGCCTGCCGTGCCATCCGCTGTACCAGCTTGGAGTCCTCCGGTTGGGTGGGCACGCCCTTCTTCCTATGCTTTGCCACAGGGTTCCTTCTGCCCAGTGGGGCACCTCTGTAAAAAGGGGTCAGtgcagggcgggggagggggggctcacctggcagggagagggaggctgtgcCTACTGCTGTATGGCTGCTGCCCTTTTCCCTTGGCCCCCAGCTCCTGCTTTCCCTTGGAGCGCTAGCTGCCTGGGCACAGATGCTGGGTGTGGATGCTCATGGCAGAGGTGCCGCCCATCTTGCGCCAAGCAGCTGAGAGAGGTGCTGCTCCAGCCAGAGGCCGCTTGCCCCGTAATTTCCTTCTCCCATTTGGCCCCCATCTGCGCTGCCACCATGATCCTGTGCCTGTCTGAGGCCCTCCACTCAGGCTGCTGGAGAGGGAGACGAGGGAGAGCAGCCATTTGGGCCTCTGCCCTCAGCCTGTAGAGCAGCGTTGGCCAGCGGTGTGGGGTCATGGGCAGCCTTCCCGGGCCCCagcctttctgcccctcccctgcctAGGGGCCGTGACGTGCCTTGtgccctgctgcctccctccctccctccctctctggtgGTGCCAACCTCCCCCCTCCAGGCCTCCTGAAGCCGAGCCGAACTCTCGTCCCCAAGGCTGGGTGTGTTTCTATATTTATAGGAATAAACTCCTCCTGTGTCTTGCCGGTGGGTGTTCCCTTCTctggctgttgggtgggtggggaggtcgTGGATGCCAACTCCTTGACCGCAGGGTGCCCCAGTGGCTCAGTCGGCTGCCCATTCAGAAGGGTGGAGATCTACTCCAGCATGGTGTGATGGTGAAgtgcggcagactctaatctggagaaccgggtttgattccccactcctccacatgagcggcggactcttatctggtgaactagatttgatttccccactcctctccacaaagcctgctgggtgaccttgggctagtcacagttctgctggagccctctcagtcccacctgcctcacaagatgcctgtctgagtggggagaggaaggaatggagattgtaagctgctgtgagactccttaaagcacaggtgtcaaactcgcggccctccagatgttagggactacacagttcccatcatcccctgccatcatcacgttggcagggggtgatgggaactgtagtccacaacatctgaagggccacgagtttgacacctatgccttaaaggtataaaggcagagaaaagcagggtataaatccaaattcgtcGTCTTCTGCTCCCTCTGGTAGCGAAGGAGGCGTGCATCTTTGGAGCTGCTCCTGGGGGCCACAGGtggcaggctgctgctgctgctgctgcagtcatcCTATTTGTGGGTTTCTGCTAGTTGGCCCCCGTGGGAGCAGAATGCTGGACCTGGTGGTCCTTCTTGGCTCTTGGGCTTCTTGGCTCTTGGGCTTTCTGCAGGGCCAAGAGGGGCTTCTCACCTAAGCTGGCTTCCGGGGCAAATATGATGAAGTACAGGGAACGGTTTGGACACGAGGAGCACACACCTGTTCTCTTTCTCGCCCTAGATGAAGGGCGGGACCTATGGCACTCTCTTGCTGATTGTGGGGCCAGCTCTTTGAGGGCTGCAGCCAAGCCACCCTGGTTGGTTTTCAGGGGCAGCTGTGGTGGCACGGCCCTGCCCGCCTGCCTCTTCCCCTGAGTGCTGGGAGCAGAGCTGGGCTGCCTTGGCGTGTTCACTCATTCTCTCCCTGGCTGGTGCTTCCACGCAACTAGATGTGCAGCAGCACAGGGGACCTTTTGCAGCACCTGCTGGccctctctgcctcctgcagctctTGCCGCTGCTCAGCTGTCCCTTTGAGGCCTTTTGAGGGTGTTGCTTTGCTCATGGCAGATTTTCCTGGCTCAAGGCCGGGCCAAGCCTAAGTCTGGGCTCCACAACACAGAGCCCACCATTTGTTTTTGGAAGGCGGATGGGACTTGGTGGGGTTTTCCCCTCACAAGGGTTTCCAATTGGTagtgtgcatatttttttaaaaacaggggcTTTGGCAGCATCTGCTGCAACAGGACAAGGGTCTCCACTGTGTGGCCGAGGGGAAGCTACAGCAGCCATGCTGAGACTTGCTCCACAGTGCTGGGTGAAAATTCCACAATGTTGAGGACCCCTGGTCGAGGGAAAGGGTCAGGTGGCCCTGCCCCAGCAAGGAAAGGCCTGCTCCAAAGCACTCCCCCAGTCCTATCAAGCTAAACCTGGCAGGGTCACCCTGGACTGGGGTGAACAGGTAGGGCCATCCTCCTTGCCCCAGTGCCCCTAAGGTCAGCCGCTTCTGTGCCCAGTGCCAGGGGCTCCTGCTGGCTTCGTTTCCCCGCTGCTGCTTCTCCCGCCTTGCCAGGCCCAGAGGTGGGGCTGGTGCTGGGTAGGCCATGCCCGCCTTGCCCTGAGTGGTGCCCGAGTCCTGTGTGACCTGACCTGCGCCTCTGTGGCTTGCACAGGCAGGAGGGGTCGCGATGGTGCCCCTGGGGCCAGTCTGCAAAGGAGGCCCGCCTGGAACCCACAACCCAAACAGGAGGGTTTGCAATTGCAAAGCGGAAGCCCCCTCCACCCCAGCTGCAGTCCTTGCCTGGAGGGGCAGCCCACGTGCAGAGCAGAGGAAGACACCGGATGTCACACCTGGCCAATTGGGGCCCAACTCCTCTTCCTACGGGAGTTTTACCTGTTAGGCTCGGCTGGGACGGGCACCCAGAGAGGCCTACGCAAGATCTTGCGACAGATTATTGTCATGGAAAGTCTGGAAagatgcgggggcggggggggcattccaggaggtCGATTGGGGACATTAAATGCAGAGCAAAGTGCcaagagtgtgtgagtgtgtgtgtgtgtgtgtgtgtccgggggggggggtctgtgttGCCCCCACCCCTCGTGTCAAAAACCCAAACAAGCATCAGCTTCATTCCTTGCCTGTGTTTACTGGAAGCAGGGTCTGCTGCCAAGAGCTTTACTTCGGCTTTTGTACAAAAATGGAAAAGTGGAAGGTGGGGGAGTCAGTCAGGGCCTCAGACCCGTGGGGCGGGGGCCACACTAGGGGActtgccccccctgccccacaccaGCCGCGCCTTCTTGCAGCCGGAGTAGGCCAGCAGCCCCCAGCCAGCCAAgcgggtgcccccctccccccgacagCGCCTGCTGGCCCTCAggtctggctggcagcagcagctcccCCATGGCTCAAGCTTCCCAGGGCGCCATCCCGAGCAGGAAGGTGTCGGCGAAGGCGGGCTCCTCGTCCAGGCCCCAACTGGCCCCCAGGGGCGGCTCCTCCCCGGCTTCCTCCCACGGCTCAGTCAGAGGCTTCGAGGAGCGCAGCAccaggtcctcctcctcctcgtgctCCTGCTGGGCCGGGGGAGTGGTGGGCCGGGCCGGGCTCAGGGTGCCGAGGGGTGGCGGGGGGATCAGGCCGTCGAGGGCTGCACTGAGCTCCAGGTCTTCGCTGGCAGCTGCATCAGCACCCTCCAGCCCCAGTGCCCAGCTGAGCTGGCCCCGCAGGACGGCTGCCTCCTGGCTGAGCTCTGCTGCGGCCCTCCGAAGTGTAGCCTGTGGGCCTTGGCCTCTTCTGGCCCTCCGAGGGCACCCCCGTCTGGTGccggcagcagcagccgcagcagaggGCAGGGCTGGCATTCGCTTCCGTGGCGTCCCCCCGTTGGTCAGCCTGCCCGCGAACTGGGGGTTGAGCTGCCAGAAGCCCCCTTTGCCAGGCTCGTCCT is part of the Sphaerodactylus townsendi isolate TG3544 linkage group LG04, MPM_Stown_v2.3, whole genome shotgun sequence genome and encodes:
- the LOC125430622 gene encoding forkhead box protein J1.2-like isoform X2 is translated as MASRSSPAHLRAWKGGHGAGIPDDSLTNLQWLQEFSFLPADPEAPSASVQLGPSRVLQGCYGPASPPAGDTAGQGMPPSTGKFTPSSASFWQPPLPALGTVDYRTNARAKPPYSYATLICMAMQAAQGAKLTLASIYSWIMENFCYYRNAEPSWQNSIRHNLSLNRCFQKVPRGKDEPGKGGFWQLNPQFAGRLTNGGTPRKRMPALPSAAAAAAGTRRGCPRRARRGQGPQATLRRAAAELSQEAAVLRGQLSWALGLEGADAAASEDLELSAALDGLIPPPPLGTLSPARPTTPPAQQEHEEEEDLVLRSSKPLTEPWEEAGEEPPLGASWGLDEEPAFADTFLLGMAPWEA